The Salvelinus namaycush isolate Seneca chromosome 28, SaNama_1.0, whole genome shotgun sequence genome contains a region encoding:
- the si:dkey-21a6.5 gene encoding major surface trophozoite antigen 11, with product MWSMECWGVLSTIAAACLLGVVVSQTTAPTMVPAVMNTTFIENVTATTRVSETTTVSENVTVTTPMILSTTSPGCSALNTSTCETCVPGSYSDNDTLLCSCCHEPGLCLFAGACLPCSRGFFQPLAGQQRCQPCSQGFYTNFTGSLMCQSCSPGSYSNNTGSDSCRSCSPGFYTSQQNATSCSPCQQGTFCNSSSCALCQICPAGTESLQPAAKECTPCRPGMHKAPRQSMCQICSSGFFQIRWGQETCNLCPENHYCPSPDVNPILCPGDAFCPEGSTAPGYCMETFFRKAGEECELAPVTIALLVIGGGVALLFVILLVLRRRRDTDGELSLVRQPLLRKERPQGRYYGIPCDAEPVYAGW from the exons GTGTGGTGGTGAGCCAGACGACAGCTCCCACGATGGTTCCTGCTGTGATGAACACCACATTCATTGAGAATGTGACGGCGACCACCAGAGTCAGTGAGACCACCACAGTCAGTGAGAATGTGACCGTGACCACACCCATGATCCTCAGCACCACATCCCCAGGCTGCTCTGCCCTCAACACCTCCACCTGTGAGACCTGTGTCCCAGGGTCCTACTCTGACAATG ACACCCTGCTGTGTTCCTGCTGCCATGAGCCAGGGCTGTGTCTGTTCGCTGGGGCTTGCCTCCCATGTTCCAGAGGGTTCTTTCAGCCTCTGGCTGGACAACAGCGATGTCAGCCCTGCAGCCAGGGTTTTTACACCAA TTTTACCGGCAGCCTTATGTGTCAGTCCTGCTCCCCAGGCTCCTACAGCAACAACACAGGCTCCGACTCCTGCCGAAGCTGTTCTCCAG GTTTCTATACATCACAACAAAATGCCACATCGTGCAGTCCATGTCAACAGGGAACGTTCTGCAA CTCCTCCAGTTGTGCTCTGTGTCAGATCTGTCCTGCTGGTACAGAGTCTCTGCAGCCAGCTGCCAAGGAGTGCACACCATGTCGTCCAG GTATGCACAAGGCTCCCCGTCAGAGTATGTGTCAAATCTGCAGCAGCGGCTTCTTCCAGATCCGCTGGGGCCAGGAGACCTGTAACCTCTGCCCTGAAAACCACTACTGCCCA AGTCCAGATGTGAACCCCATCCTGTGCCCCGGTGATGCCTTCTGTCCTGAAGGCAGCACTGCTCCAGGTTACTGCATGGAGACCTTCTTTCGCAAGGCAGGGGAGGAGTGTGAGCTGGCCCCCGTCACCATTGCTCTACTTGTCATAGGAGGAGGAG TGGCCCTACTCTTCGTCATCCTGCTGGTGTTGCGTCGAAGGCGAGACACAGACGGAGAGCTTTCCCTCGTACGACAACCTCTGTTACGCAAAGAGCGGCCGCAAGGTCGATACTATGGGATCCCATGTGATGCCGAGCCAGTATATGCTGGTTGGTGA